One window from the genome of Candidatus Yanofskybacteria bacterium encodes:
- a CDS encoding sugar transferase produces MIYSDKSFPVSYGMRKFLLFLGDIITLYLALFLTLYARYGRSFDEQISMHFLPFTIIFVVWVIVFYISNLYEIGLSKNNARFFSDLFYTIAVISSISIFFFYFVQFFRIAPKTNLFVFIVIIAALQGFWRFFFNRLTAKNGYKNNTLIVGLSQQSQELYDFLLNNPQLGYGVLGILDIGDKTASAILDNLIKRKNIRTLVLAPTVYKIPHIIDVFYHLVGFGINFFNLSDFYERVAGRIPLETIDQVWFLENLSQGSRRGYETGKRILDLIGTIIIGLLTLPFYPLIILAIKLDSRGQVFYHQGRMGRIGKIFTVIKFRTMFQEIEKSTGPIWAAENDARTTRVGKFLRKTRIDELPQIWNILRGEMSFVGPRPERPEFHQKLKSEIPFYEERYLVKPGLTGWAQIKYKLDFRGGMTIKDTYEKLQHDLFYIKNRSLILDLGILLKTINILLKKAFR; encoded by the coding sequence ATGATTTACTCAGATAAATCATTTCCTGTCTCGTACGGGATGCGTAAATTTTTACTCTTCTTGGGCGACATTATTACCCTATATCTAGCGCTTTTTTTGACCCTCTATGCAAGGTATGGGCGTAGTTTTGACGAGCAGATCAGCATGCACTTTCTACCGTTCACCATTATTTTTGTTGTTTGGGTAATAGTTTTTTATATTTCCAATCTGTATGAAATAGGTCTTTCTAAAAATAACGCCCGCTTTTTTTCCGATCTTTTTTATACAATTGCCGTTATTTCGTCTATCTCTATTTTTTTCTTCTATTTTGTCCAGTTTTTTAGAATCGCCCCCAAAACCAACTTATTTGTTTTTATTGTCATTATTGCAGCCTTACAAGGATTTTGGCGCTTTTTCTTTAATCGGCTCACCGCCAAAAACGGCTACAAAAATAATACATTAATAGTCGGCTTGAGTCAACAATCTCAAGAGCTTTACGACTTTTTGTTGAATAATCCACAACTGGGATACGGCGTCTTAGGCATACTTGATATTGGAGATAAAACCGCTTCTGCAATTTTAGACAACCTGATTAAGAGAAAAAATATCCGGACATTGGTTCTGGCTCCGACGGTTTATAAGATACCGCACATAATAGACGTGTTTTACCACCTGGTAGGTTTTGGGATAAATTTTTTCAACTTGTCCGATTTTTATGAACGAGTTGCCGGAAGAATACCACTGGAAACTATAGATCAGGTTTGGTTTTTGGAAAACCTCTCTCAGGGTAGCCGACGCGGATACGAAACTGGAAAAAGAATTTTAGATTTAATCGGCACCATAATCATAGGGCTGCTGACCCTGCCGTTTTATCCCTTGATAATCTTAGCTATAAAACTTGATTCGCGTGGTCAAGTTTTCTATCACCAAGGACGAATGGGACGAATCGGCAAAATTTTCACCGTAATAAAGTTCAGGACAATGTTTCAGGAGATTGAAAAAAGTACGGGTCCGATTTGGGCCGCTGAAAATGATGCTCGAACTACGCGAGTCGGCAAGTTTTTGCGCAAAACAAGAATTGACGAACTACCGCAAATTTGGAACATATTGCGCGGCGAAATGTCATTTGTTGGGCCTCGCCCGGAAAGACCCGAGTTCCACCAGAAATTAAAATCTGAAATCCCTTTTTACGAAGAACGCTACTTGGTCAAGCCGGGACTGACCGGTTGGGCGCAAATCAAATATAAGCTGGACTTCCGCGGCGGCATGACCATCAAAGATACGTATGAAAAACTCCAGCATGATTTGTTTTACATAAAAAACAGGTCATTGATCTTAGACCTGGGAATTTTACTTAAAACAATAAATATCCTCTTAAAAAAAGCATTCCGCTAG
- a CDS encoding UDP-glucose/GDP-mannose dehydrogenase family protein, with the protein MVGEPIKRWFEENQKYRRGKELFCYDADPKKGYSDDVNLADIIFVAVPTPTNPDGSCNVSIVQSVTSTINDGKIVIIKSTVPPGTVEGLQKKYPSKKFVFNPEFLTESQAWLDFIKPSRQILGHTARSYADVKEIMALLPQAHFERPWASDYSKKDINATEAELAKYASNVFGYIKVIYGNILADLCHALAVNFKNNKINSEVTYENIKEVISADPRIGPAWLNVEHGNYCGAGGYCFPKDMNALISFAESLVKDLSKNKKNLDLVTSLKKGVAVLRAVTDYNKSILNLQGLTIEDVSRHDKEIITLKRKPIRVRKS; encoded by the coding sequence ATGGTGGGGGAACCGATTAAAAGGTGGTTTGAAGAAAACCAAAAATATAGACGCGGAAAGGAACTGTTTTGTTACGATGCCGATCCCAAAAAGGGTTATAGCGATGACGTTAATTTGGCTGATATTATTTTTGTTGCCGTACCGACACCAACAAATCCTGATGGTAGCTGTAATGTTTCTATTGTACAAAGCGTTACCTCAACAATTAATGACGGTAAGATCGTGATTATTAAATCTACAGTGCCGCCGGGGACAGTGGAGGGGCTGCAAAAGAAATATCCTAGCAAGAAGTTTGTTTTTAATCCGGAATTTTTAACCGAGTCACAAGCTTGGCTTGATTTTATAAAGCCAAGCCGTCAGATTCTTGGCCACACAGCCCGAAGCTATGCTGACGTAAAAGAAATTATGGCTTTGCTTCCTCAAGCGCATTTTGAGCGCCCCTGGGCGAGTGATTATAGCAAGAAAGATATCAACGCTACCGAAGCGGAACTTGCCAAATATGCCAGCAACGTTTTTGGCTATATCAAGGTAATTTATGGCAATATTTTAGCTGATCTGTGCCATGCTCTCGCAGTCAATTTTAAAAACAATAAAATAAATTCGGAAGTTACCTACGAAAATATAAAAGAAGTTATTTCTGCAGATCCCAGAATCGGCCCGGCATGGCTCAATGTGGAGCATGGCAATTATTGCGGAGCCGGCGGATATTGTTTTCCCAAGGATATGAACGCCCTGATAAGTTTTGCAGAAAGTTTGGTTAAAGACTTGTCCAAGAATAAAAAGAACTTGGATTTGGTCACTTCTTTAAAAAAGGGTGTAGCTGTTTTAAGGGCTGTTACGGATTACAATAAGTCAATTCTTAATTTGCAGGGATTAACCATTGAAGATGTCTCGCGTCACGATAAAGAAATTATTACGCTAAAACGCAAGCCGATACGAGTTAGAAAATCATAA
- a CDS encoding NAD-dependent epimerase/dehydratase family protein gives MIDQIIKKRKKAVVTGGAGFIGSHLTDALIKDGFDVVVLDNLSTGKRSQVNKAAKFVKTDIRNLKKIKPYFKGAELVFHTAAQARMQPSIKDPTLTLDNNVTGTLNVLIAASDAGVKRLIYSASSSFYGDQETVPFHEEMTPNFKNPYALFKYVGEKLCQLFTDLHGLETVSLRYFNVYGPRQLSSGNYATVIGIFLKQEKQGKPLTIVGDGRMRRDFTHVYDVVRANMLAAQSKKVGRGEVINIGPGKSYSINEVAAMILAPDTFQSMGGSQARTVAIENSQPEVVLAAALKSNRAKYIPPRINESQRSLANNSKARELLDWKPTISFEDGLAMLKKI, from the coding sequence ATGATCGATCAAATTATAAAAAAACGAAAAAAAGCAGTGGTAACCGGCGGGGCTGGTTTTATCGGGTCGCACTTAACGGACGCGTTGATAAAAGACGGTTTTGACGTTGTGGTTTTGGATAATCTTTCAACCGGCAAGAGATCGCAAGTCAATAAAGCAGCCAAGTTCGTCAAAACAGATATCCGGAATCTTAAAAAAATCAAGCCATATTTCAAAGGAGCGGAATTGGTTTTTCATACCGCGGCTCAAGCGCGAATGCAGCCATCAATAAAAGATCCGACCCTTACTTTGGATAATAACGTAACAGGAACACTCAATGTTTTAATTGCGGCTAGCGATGCCGGAGTTAAGCGGTTAATTTACTCGGCTTCGTCTTCTTTTTACGGCGATCAAGAAACAGTGCCGTTTCATGAAGAAATGACACCAAATTTTAAAAATCCTTACGCGCTATTCAAATATGTGGGTGAAAAACTATGCCAGCTTTTTACCGATTTGCATGGCTTAGAAACCGTTTCTTTAAGATATTTTAATGTCTATGGTCCGAGGCAATTGTCATCCGGTAATTATGCCACGGTAATTGGTATTTTTCTAAAACAAGAAAAACAGGGTAAGCCCCTTACAATTGTTGGTGATGGTAGAATGCGTCGAGATTTCACACACGTTTATGATGTGGTAAGGGCAAATATGCTGGCGGCCCAATCCAAGAAAGTAGGCAGGGGTGAAGTAATAAATATCGGACCCGGCAAAAGTTATTCAATAAACGAAGTGGCGGCAATGATTTTGGCACCAGATACATTCCAGTCGATGGGCGGTTCGCAGGCCAGAACCGTTGCAATTGAAAATTCACAACCCGAAGTTGTGCTTGCGGCCGCTCTTAAAAGTAACCGTGCTAAATATATTCCCCCGCGTATTAATGAATCTCAGCGCAGTTTAGCTAATAACTCAAAAGCCCGTGAACTTCTCGACTGGAAACCAACAATTTCATTTGAAGACGGCTTGGCGATGTTAAAAAAAATTTAA
- the murB gene encoding UDP-N-acetylmuramate dehydrogenase, which produces MKLPDFIRQNVPLAGYSTLGVGGTADYFTDIKRIKTYNSRSEETYIQEAKAEFFVNLCETHEFAKENGLDIFVLGRGSNIMFADSGFRGLVLRMGMSRVHFYNDELWVEAGVLVSELVTLYENGYMGLECFAGLPGTVGGAIFGNAGCYGGQFWDVVEEVMFFDGEYFKTIKKDPVLFGYRQSIFKRNPNWIITGCRLKFEPKDRELVVKETKRIRKLRQTSQPKSPSVGCIFKNPDVDGEKVSAGLLIERAGLKGMCIGGAMISYEHANFFINLGGAIASDFLKLIKVAKSRVLEQSGILLEEEIIQIGEF; this is translated from the coding sequence ATGAAGTTGCCGGACTTTATAAGACAAAATGTTCCATTGGCCGGCTACTCTACGCTGGGAGTGGGCGGTACGGCTGACTATTTTACTGATATCAAAAGGATCAAAACATATAATTCCAGGTCTGAAGAAACTTACATTCAGGAAGCCAAGGCGGAGTTTTTTGTTAATCTGTGCGAAACTCATGAATTTGCAAAAGAAAACGGACTTGATATTTTTGTTCTTGGGCGTGGTTCTAATATTATGTTTGCCGATTCCGGTTTTCGGGGATTAGTTTTGCGCATGGGCATGTCGCGGGTGCATTTTTACAATGACGAATTATGGGTTGAAGCGGGAGTATTAGTTTCTGAACTGGTTACGCTGTACGAAAATGGTTACATGGGATTGGAGTGTTTTGCAGGTTTACCCGGCACTGTTGGCGGTGCAATCTTCGGAAATGCCGGTTGTTACGGCGGACAGTTCTGGGATGTGGTTGAGGAGGTTATGTTTTTTGACGGGGAATATTTTAAAACTATAAAAAAAGACCCGGTTCTGTTCGGCTATCGCCAGAGTATTTTTAAAAGAAATCCCAACTGGATTATTACTGGCTGTCGTTTAAAATTTGAGCCAAAAGACAGAGAACTAGTTGTAAAAGAAACAAAAAGAATAAGAAAATTGCGCCAGACAAGTCAGCCAAAATCGCCCAGCGTTGGTTGCATTTTTAAAAATCCGGATGTTGACGGTGAAAAAGTATCAGCCGGTTTGCTTATTGAAAGAGCCGGTCTTAAGGGTATGTGCATTGGCGGGGCGATGATATCTTACGAGCATGCCAATTTTTTTATAAATCTTGGTGGCGCCATTGCAAGCGATTTTCTTAAGCTGATTAAAGTTGCCAAGAGCCGCGTTCTTGAACAATCAGGAATTTTACTGGAAGAAGAAATTATTCAAATCGGAGAGTTTTAA
- the raiA gene encoding ribosome-associated translation inhibitor RaiA, with translation MIHTKNLELTPSIEIFVKQKMDTIAKLFKPGEQLTEARIEIGKPSSHHQKGPVYYAEINLKIGGKLLRATTEHVDLRTAIDFARDEVERQIKKFKSKIRDTQRIPKRS, from the coding sequence ATGATTCATACTAAAAACCTGGAGCTGACTCCGTCAATAGAAATTTTTGTTAAACAAAAGATGGATACGATTGCCAAGCTTTTTAAGCCAGGTGAACAATTAACCGAGGCGCGTATTGAAATTGGTAAGCCCTCTAGTCATCACCAAAAAGGCCCGGTTTATTATGCCGAGATTAACCTCAAAATAGGCGGCAAGTTATTGAGAGCTACTACCGAACACGTGGATCTTCGAACCGCCATTGACTTTGCTAGGGACGAAGTTGAACGTCAAATCAAAAAATTTAAATCTAAAATTAGAGATACACAGAGGATTCCAAAACGGTCATGA
- the secA gene encoding preprotein translocase subunit SecA encodes MNLLSKIFGDANQRTVDSYKPIVQKINELEPTFERFSFDELRSKTTEFKQRLAGGESPDDILPDAFAMVREASKRTLGQRHFDVQLMGGVALHQGKISEMKTGEGKTLVATLPAYLNALTGRGVHIVTVNDYLSRRDAVWMGQIYHLLGLTVGCINHESSFVYDPLHSEIQNDNLKFKSEKENEKSEKLDEIRDTTGSFRVVHEFLRPVTRQEAYEADITYGTNNEFGFDYLRDNMAYELVQIAQTKSHNYAIVDEIDSILIDEARTPLIISAPDSDSTKLYETFAKIVPRLHENEDYNVDEKLKAVSITEKGIEKVEGMLNLKNIYEEGGTRYVHHLEQALKAEILFHRDKDYVVKDGEVIIVDEFTGRLMPGRRWSEGLHQAVEAKEGVYVQKESRTFATITFQNYFRLYKKLAGMTGTAQTSAEEFHKVYKLDVVSIPTNKQMVRNDLPDRIYKTEAGKLRAIVAEIKDRHLRGQPVLVGTAAITKNELLSVHLNREGIPHKVLNAKNHEQEGEIIAQAGRPGAVTVATNMAGRGVDIILGGNPLDTEEAIRVREYGGLHVMGTERHEARRIDNQLRGRAGRQGDPGSSQFFVSTEDELVRIFGGDRLKNLMDRLGVGEDDVIENRFISRAIEQAQSKIEGNNFDIRKYVLEYDDVMNKHRTAIYGLRNDILRSANTREKTLDYVHNQIDKILQFHTSVTSESFSEGWNIEEIAENIKTIIPIENDLHGKLKEISTTKDPNQLSEFSHKIIDDAYAAREKQVGVEAMRHLEKMVLLRVIDELWVDHLEQMEYLRDSVRLRAYGQRDPLVEYKIEGQKMFNQLQEAIGAQVAGMIFKVGFVHPERSRKGTQHALASSGVQKSNAMVIEEKRRNDQEQSRLANVHDHNKIGRNDPCPCGSGKKYKKCHGK; translated from the coding sequence ATGAATTTATTATCCAAAATATTCGGTGATGCCAATCAGCGGACAGTTGATAGTTACAAGCCGATTGTCCAGAAAATAAACGAGCTCGAACCGACGTTCGAGCGTTTTTCATTTGATGAACTTCGGAGCAAGACAACTGAATTTAAACAACGGCTTGCTGGTGGTGAATCACCAGATGACATATTGCCTGACGCCTTTGCTATGGTCCGTGAAGCATCCAAGCGCACGCTTGGCCAGAGGCACTTTGATGTTCAGCTGATGGGTGGCGTAGCGCTTCATCAAGGTAAAATTTCTGAAATGAAAACCGGTGAAGGCAAGACTTTGGTCGCAACTCTGCCAGCCTATCTCAATGCGCTTACTGGGCGCGGTGTCCACATAGTAACCGTTAACGATTATCTTTCACGACGCGATGCGGTTTGGATGGGTCAAATATATCACTTGCTTGGATTAACTGTGGGATGTATTAACCACGAATCATCTTTTGTATACGATCCGCTACATAGTGAAATTCAAAATGATAATTTAAAATTTAAAAGTGAAAAGGAAAATGAAAAATCAGAAAAGTTAGATGAAATACGCGATACAACCGGTTCATTTCGGGTTGTGCATGAATTCTTAAGACCGGTTACAAGACAAGAGGCTTACGAGGCGGACATAACCTATGGTACCAACAATGAATTCGGTTTTGATTATCTGCGTGACAATATGGCTTATGAGCTGGTGCAAATTGCACAAACTAAATCCCACAATTACGCAATAGTAGACGAGATTGATTCCATTTTGATAGATGAAGCGCGCACTCCACTCATTATTTCCGCGCCAGACTCCGATTCAACCAAACTTTACGAAACTTTTGCCAAAATCGTTCCGCGTCTTCATGAAAACGAAGATTACAATGTTGATGAAAAATTAAAGGCCGTGTCAATTACCGAGAAAGGTATTGAAAAAGTTGAAGGCATGCTTAACTTAAAAAATATTTACGAAGAAGGCGGTACTCGCTATGTCCACCACCTTGAGCAAGCGTTAAAGGCGGAAATACTTTTTCACCGCGACAAAGACTACGTTGTTAAAGATGGAGAAGTTATTATAGTTGATGAGTTTACGGGGCGTTTGATGCCGGGCCGACGCTGGTCGGAGGGATTGCATCAGGCCGTGGAGGCTAAGGAGGGCGTTTACGTGCAGAAAGAATCGCGCACATTTGCCACGATTACTTTTCAAAATTATTTTCGTTTGTACAAAAAACTGGCAGGCATGACCGGTACGGCGCAGACATCTGCTGAAGAATTCCACAAAGTTTACAAACTTGATGTTGTTTCAATTCCGACAAATAAACAAATGGTTCGTAACGATTTACCCGATCGCATTTACAAAACTGAAGCCGGCAAATTAAGGGCGATTGTCGCTGAAATCAAAGATCGTCATTTGAGGGGTCAACCGGTGCTTGTCGGCACCGCGGCGATTACCAAGAATGAACTTTTATCGGTTCATCTCAATCGGGAAGGTATTCCGCATAAAGTATTAAATGCTAAAAATCACGAGCAGGAAGGTGAAATCATTGCTCAAGCTGGTCGTCCGGGTGCCGTAACGGTAGCGACCAATATGGCGGGAAGGGGAGTTGATATTATTCTTGGCGGCAATCCGCTAGACACAGAAGAAGCAATCAGGGTTCGCGAATATGGTGGTTTGCACGTTATGGGCACTGAGAGACACGAGGCGAGACGGATTGACAACCAATTGCGCGGGCGCGCTGGTCGTCAAGGCGATCCCGGTTCCTCACAATTTTTTGTATCCACCGAAGATGAATTAGTGCGCATATTCGGCGGTGACCGTTTAAAGAACCTCATGGATCGCTTGGGAGTGGGCGAGGATGATGTTATTGAAAACCGATTTATTTCACGCGCTATTGAACAAGCGCAATCCAAGATTGAGGGCAACAACTTTGACATAAGAAAATACGTCTTAGAATATGACGATGTAATGAATAAGCACAGAACAGCGATTTATGGATTGCGCAACGATATACTTAGATCGGCTAATACCAGAGAAAAAACACTAGATTATGTCCACAATCAAATTGATAAAATTTTGCAATTCCATACAAGTGTCACTTCGGAATCTTTTAGTGAGGGATGGAATATTGAAGAAATTGCCGAAAACATCAAAACTATTATACCCATTGAAAATGACCTGCACGGCAAGTTAAAAGAAATTTCAACCACAAAGGACCCGAACCAATTATCAGAATTTTCTCACAAAATAATTGATGATGCCTATGCTGCACGTGAAAAGCAGGTTGGTGTTGAAGCAATGAGGCATCTTGAAAAAATGGTTTTACTACGTGTGATTGACGAATTGTGGGTTGACCATCTTGAGCAAATGGAATATCTGCGTGATTCGGTGCGTTTACGCGCCTACGGTCAGCGTGACCCGTTGGTTGAGTATAAAATAGAAGGCCAGAAAATGTTCAACCAATTGCAAGAGGCAATCGGCGCGCAAGTCGCCGGCATGATTTTTAAAGTAGGATTTGTTCACCCCGAACGAAGCCGTAAGGGAACGCAGCATGCTCTTGCTTCATCTGGAGTTCAGAAATCGAATGCTATGGTAATTGAAGAAAAGCGTCGCAATGATCAAGAACAAAGTCGGTTGGCAAATGTTCATGACCATAATAAAATAGGCAGGAATGATCCCTGCCCTTGCGGGTCTGGTAAAAAATATAAGAAGTGTCATGGAAAGTGA
- a CDS encoding adenylyltransferase/cytidyltransferase family protein, with product MKNKNKIIIVVSGGMDPLHPGHIRLFQEAKKLGDELVVILNNDNWLKKKKGYVFMSEKERKEVIEAIKGVDRVILTKHSSKTLDMSVRAELKKIRPHIFANGGDRNEGNIPEIAVCKKIGCKVVFNVGRGGKIASSSKLVAGFAKES from the coding sequence ATGAAAAACAAAAATAAAATTATTATAGTCGTGTCAGGCGGTATGGATCCGCTTCATCCGGGCCACATACGTCTTTTCCAGGAAGCCAAGAAGTTGGGCGATGAGCTTGTTGTCATTCTAAATAACGACAACTGGTTGAAAAAGAAAAAAGGTTACGTGTTTATGTCTGAAAAAGAACGCAAGGAAGTCATTGAGGCAATCAAGGGGGTTGATCGGGTAATTCTTACTAAACATTCGTCTAAGACGTTAGATATGAGTGTGCGTGCCGAACTGAAAAAAATTCGGCCCCACATTTTTGCAAACGGCGGCGACAGAAACGAAGGTAATATTCCAGAAATTGCTGTTTGCAAAAAAATAGGATGCAAGGTGGTTTTTAATGTCGGACGAGGAGGCAAAATCGCTTCAAGTTCTAAACTTGTTGCCGGCTTTGCAAAAGAAAGTTAA
- a CDS encoding peptidylprolyl isomerase, which yields MKKGGGVNVSASPEPSPTPTAPVDIQSQEPLPDVVKAILVTARGNIELELYQKVAPKTVANFVKLAASGFYDGTKFHRVIDDFMIQGGDPLSKTDDPRVGTGGPGYQFEDEINLKSLGAPDELIAQYEAQGYKYSNILQSLPVDPGYIAMANAGPNTNGSQFFIVTTKPQQHLYGKHTVFGKVVKGMDVVLKIKQGDLLKKAVVNF from the coding sequence ATGAAGAAAGGTGGTGGCGTCAATGTAAGCGCATCGCCAGAGCCGTCACCGACACCGACTGCTCCTGTAGACATTCAGTCACAAGAACCATTGCCAGATGTAGTCAAAGCCATACTGGTAACCGCTCGCGGCAATATTGAGCTTGAACTTTACCAGAAAGTGGCGCCCAAAACCGTTGCTAACTTTGTAAAATTAGCCGCATCGGGTTTCTACGATGGCACCAAGTTTCATCGGGTCATTGACGATTTTATGATACAAGGGGGCGATCCATTATCTAAAACTGACGATCCTCGCGTGGGCACAGGCGGGCCCGGTTATCAATTTGAAGACGAAATTAACCTCAAATCACTTGGCGCTCCGGATGAACTAATTGCCCAATATGAAGCGCAAGGTTATAAATATAGCAACATCCTTCAGTCATTGCCTGTGGATCCGGGTTACATTGCCATGGCTAATGCCGGACCTAATACCAATGGCAGTCAGTTTTTTATCGTGACAACTAAACCCCAACAACATCTCTATGGCAAACACACGGTATTTGGCAAAGTGGTTAAGGGAATGGATGTGGTGTTAAAAATCAAACAGGGAGATTTATTAAAGAAGGCAGTTGTTAATTTTTAA
- a CDS encoding PD-(D/E)XK nuclease family protein: MSFVRTSKLLKISRANIQLMKECPRCFWLYKHKGIGRPQGYPYTLSIAVDQLLKHEFDEYRERGEMHPVLVGFDGLAEAHLFSDQGQLQKWRNNFEGLKYHDEGLDATLFGAVDDMLEFSDGSLAVIDYKSSGAKEISVYDDYKMQMDVYTYILEQLGYKTARKGYFVFFQVDKTDGFRGRLPFRGEIRDVDADPSYIYDLFAKAVTLARSDNPPPSHAECQYCMYAEHHKHINE, encoded by the coding sequence ATGTCGTTTGTAAGAACCTCAAAACTACTAAAAATATCCCGCGCCAATATTCAGCTGATGAAAGAATGTCCGCGCTGTTTTTGGTTATACAAGCATAAGGGTATCGGTCGGCCGCAGGGCTATCCGTACACGCTTTCAATAGCAGTAGACCAGTTGCTTAAGCATGAGTTTGACGAGTATCGGGAGAGGGGAGAGATGCACCCGGTTTTAGTTGGATTTGATGGGCTGGCGGAAGCTCATCTTTTTTCTGACCAAGGACAGCTTCAAAAGTGGCGCAATAATTTTGAAGGACTTAAATACCACGACGAGGGTCTGGATGCCACGCTTTTCGGTGCGGTTGACGATATGTTGGAGTTTTCCGATGGTTCGCTTGCGGTGATAGATTATAAATCTTCAGGTGCCAAGGAAATATCCGTTTATGATGATTACAAAATGCAGATGGATGTCTATACGTATATTTTGGAACAACTCGGTTATAAGACTGCCCGAAAAGGGTATTTCGTATTTTTTCAGGTAGACAAAACAGACGGTTTTAGAGGGCGTTTGCCGTTTCGTGGTGAAATACGTGATGTGGATGCTGATCCAAGCTATATTTATGATCTTTTTGCTAAGGCCGTTACCTTGGCTCGTTCAGACAATCCACCTCCGTCTCATGCCGAGTGTCAATATTGTATGTATGCGGAGCACCATAAACATATAAATGAATAA
- a CDS encoding TM0106 family RecB-like putative nuclease, giving the protein MNKMVDKKPKLTGEHFYKFFQCPHWIWYDIYADQTKKGGIPPLIEMIHRGGLKHEKEMIQTRKFEEIKPELFRDLDEAFLSTLELMKQGKNIYHGVLMDQNWVGIPDLLEARPVEKGMKSNFGDHYYVVYDVKTGKEMRDEYKFQLVFYSLILERLQGVLPRDAFIVNSDGEERSFMVDDFLDYFHLTRERIERVLAGEKPPPFLKSGCKQSPWYSLCVDETKGCDDVSLIYRLSQNDQRRFYELGIHSVKDLASADLDNLRSRLEDWPFDKILRFYNQAQVLVSNEPKVLKKSEFPQVENEIYFDIESDPTEGIDYLFGMLIKSGNKKPEYKYFLAQDKKDEERVWRDFLDFLESLNDFVIYHYSYYEREVFKRLGNEYGISVALEDKFKNNTIDLHWKFIEAAVLPIYFYSLKDVAKYLGFKWQADDAGGAESVVWYNDWLQKHDQKIMDKIIKYNEDDVKATLFLKEWLDKQKPRTSKERLPED; this is encoded by the coding sequence ATGAATAAAATGGTTGATAAAAAACCAAAACTTACCGGCGAACATTTTTATAAATTTTTCCAATGTCCGCATTGGATTTGGTATGATATCTATGCCGATCAAACCAAAAAGGGTGGAATTCCTCCTCTGATAGAGATGATTCACCGGGGCGGTCTCAAGCATGAAAAAGAAATGATCCAGACGCGCAAGTTTGAAGAAATAAAGCCGGAACTTTTTCGCGATCTTGATGAAGCTTTTTTGTCTACGCTTGAGCTGATGAAACAAGGGAAAAATATCTACCACGGTGTGTTGATGGATCAGAATTGGGTTGGCATTCCGGACCTGCTTGAAGCGCGGCCAGTGGAGAAAGGAATGAAATCTAACTTTGGTGACCATTACTATGTTGTATATGATGTTAAAACCGGCAAAGAAATGCGTGACGAATACAAATTCCAGCTGGTTTTCTACAGTTTAATTTTGGAACGACTGCAGGGGGTTTTGCCGCGCGATGCTTTTATCGTCAACTCTGACGGCGAGGAGCGTTCATTCATGGTTGATGACTTTCTTGACTATTTTCACTTGACCAGGGAGAGAATTGAACGAGTTTTGGCCGGCGAAAAACCGCCACCATTTCTTAAAAGTGGCTGCAAGCAATCGCCATGGTATTCACTTTGTGTTGATGAGACAAAGGGTTGCGACGATGTCTCGTTGATTTACAGGTTGAGCCAGAACGACCAACGGCGTTTTTATGAACTTGGTATACATAGCGTAAAAGATTTGGCTTCAGCCGATTTGGATAACTTACGTTCGCGGCTTGAAGACTGGCCGTTTGATAAAATCCTGCGTTTTTATAATCAGGCCCAAGTACTGGTTTCAAACGAGCCAAAAGTTCTCAAGAAAAGCGAGTTTCCTCAAGTAGAAAACGAAATATATTTTGATATTGAATCTGATCCAACGGAGGGCATCGATTATCTTTTTGGGATGCTCATAAAAAGCGGAAACAAAAAACCCGAATACAAATATTTTTTGGCACAGGATAAAAAGGACGAGGAAAGGGTGTGGCGTGATTTTTTGGATTTTCTCGAATCTCTTAATGACTTTGTCATTTATCACTATTCTTATTACGAAAGAGAAGTTTTTAAGCGTTTGGGCAATGAATATGGTATTTCAGTGGCGCTTGAAGATAAGTTCAAAAATAATACAATTGATTTACACTGGAAATTTATTGAAGCAGCAGTTTTGCCAATTTATTTTTACAGCCTAAAAGATGTTGCCAAGTATCTTGGCTTCAAATGGCAGGCCGATGACGCTGGCGGAGCAGAATCGGTGGTTTGGTACAATGATTGGTTGCAGAAGCATGACCAAAAAATCATGGACAAAATCATCAAATATAATGAGGACGATGTAAAAGCTACACTGTTTCTCAAGGAGTGGTTGGATAAACAAAAACCCCGAACAAGCAAGGAGCGACTGCCGGAAGACTAG